GTATCTCGTAGAACGCTTAGCCCGCCATCCCCGCGTGGAGCGCGCGCACTACCCGGGGTTGGACGGGGATCCGGGGCACGCGATCGCCGCACGCCAGATGCGCGGCTATGGCGGGATGTTCTCCCTCACGCTTCGCGATGGAAGGGAGGCGGCCGTGGCCTTGATGTCGGGACTCCGACTGATCCGCCTCGCGACGAGCCTCGGTGGAGTGGAGACGCTGGTTTCCCACCCCGCCACCTCGAGCCACCGGATGCTTCCGCCGCAAGAGCGCGAGGACCTCGGCATCCGCGAGGGGACGGTTCGTTTCTCCGTCGGGCTCGAGGATCGGGAGGATCTTCTGGCCGACATCGAGGAAGCGCTCGGCGAGGCCGGGGGAGAAGGACGCTGAGCGGGATGCACCACGCGGACCACGCGCCGATCGGGCGACTGCGCTGGGTGTTGTTCCTGACGGTCGGCTTCCTTCTTGTCGAGGTCATGGGGGGCGTGCTCTCGAACAGCCTCGCCCTCCTGTCGGATGCCGGACACATGCTCTCGGATGTCTCCGCGTTGACCCTTGCGCTGGTCGCTGCGGTGCAGATGCGCAGGCCCCCCGACGTCAAGCGCAGCTTCGGCTACAAGCGTCTCGAGGTGATCGCCGCGCTGGGGAACGCCATGCTCCTTTGCGGGGTGGCGGTGATCGTCGGCATCCGCGCCCATGGGCGTCTTCAGAATCCGCCGGAGATTCGATCGGGCCTGATGCTGGCCGTCGCGGCGGCAGGGCTTGCGATCAACATCGTGGGCCTCCTGCTCCTGCATGGCCCAAGCCGCCACAACATGGGGGTTCGCGGAGCCTTCCTTCACATTGTGGGAGACACGCTCGGAAGCCTCGGGGCGATCGCCGCGGGCCTAGTCATCCAGACGACCGGATGGACGCAGGCGGATGCGATCGCCAGCTTCCTGATAGCGGTTCTCATCTTGGCAAGCGGGGCGCATCTTGCGAGGGAGAGCCTTCATATCCTCATCGAGGGGGTGCCGCGGCACATCGACTTGCCCGAGGTCGAGAGATCGTTGAGATGCGTCGCCGGGGTCGCCGGTCTGCACGACCTCCACGTCTGGCGGATCGCCTCGGGTTTCGATACCTTGACCGTGCACATCGTGCTCGGCCGGGCGGAGGGCTGGCGCGAGCTGAAGGAGGAGATCCGCGCCATGCTTCGCGACCGATTCGGCATCGAGCATTGCACCATCGAGATGGAAGGAATCGACCACGAACGGGGACGCGAATGCGCAGGGCCGGTCTGCGAAAGGGAGGAGCGCTAGGATGAAGACGCGCGCGTCGCGTCACGTCGCCTTGGTGGACAAAGGGCCGACGGTCCCCGCGGTTCAGGTCGAGGGATTCGATGAGATCCAGAGAGAGATCTCAGCCGGCCATCCCCTCTGGCTCGACATCCAGGACGCGACCCCTGAGGAGACGGAGCGGATCCAGAAGCTCTTTTCGTTCCATCCGCTGGCGATCGAGGATGTCCACCACGCGATCCAGCGCCCGAAGATCGAGGAGTACGACGATCAGATCTTCCTGGTGGCCTTTGGCGTGCGCATCGACGAGGGGACGAGATTCACCCCGTTGGAGGTCGACATCTTCCTTGGGGCGCGATACCTGGTCAGTTTCCACGAGGAGCCGGTCGCCGCCCTCGACCTTGTCGCGGAGAGGTGCATGCGGGGGCGGGTGCCGTTGGAGAAGGGAGCGGACCGCCTGCTACGCGAACTCCTGGATGGGTTGGTCGACAGCTACTCTCCCCTCCTCGAGGCATTCGATGACGAGATGGAGAAGATCGAACAGCGACTGCCCGGCGTCCCGGGCGAGAGGCTCCTCCGGGAGATCTTCGCCACGCGCCGGCGCCTCCTCGATCTCCGAAGGCTCTTGATCCCACAGAGGGATCTTCTGGGCCATCTGGTCGTCAGGGAGTACCGGTGGATCTCTACGGAGGAAAGGACGTACTTCCGAGACATCTATGATCACCTCGTTCGTTTCACGGAGGCCGTCGATCGAATCCACGAGCTTCTCGACACCGCGGTGGAGATCTACCTGGGCCAGGCCGCATACGGCACGAACCGCGTGATGAAGATCCTCGCGGTCATCGCGACGATGGGGCTGCCGCTCACCGTCACGACGGGGTTCTTCGGGATGAACTTCCGCCACCTGCCGGGTCTCGGCCGCCCGGAGGCGATCGGCCTGCTCATCGGGGCTCTCGTCGTCATAGAGGTCGCGCTGGTTGTGGTGTTCAGAAGGAAGGGATGGTTGTGAGATCTCCAATCAAGACCCTCGGGACTGCCGTCGCGTTCATGGCGGTCTGCCTCATCGCCGCTTTCTCGCTCTACGGCCGAAGCCTGGACGACTCGCGCAAGGTTTCGGAGGAGGAGCTGATCTGGGCCAACGGCGCGGTCAATGGAGAGGCCTTTGGGTTTGCGCTGGCCGGCAGATGGCAGGCGGGCGACTACCGCCCGCAGGTCCGGCCGGCGGCCACGCTCTTCAGAGCGGGGGAGCATCTCCTCTTCGGGTACGATCGGGGCGCGTACCAGGCGGTCCAGATCATTCTCCACGCGGCGGTCGCGACGATCGTCTTCCTCCTGCTGTGGAGCCTCATCGGCTCCAGGATCATGGGAGCGATCGGGGGCATTCTGTTTGCCGTCCACCCGGGCGCGAGCCACACCGTGCTCTACCTCGGAGGGCTGTCCGAGATCCTCTGCGGCGCCTTCTTTTTCCTCAGCATCCTGCTTCTCGCGCGCCGGCTGGAAGCGAAAGAGGTGGCGCACATCGAGTGGTTCAAGGACCGCGGAGCGATCGCGCTTGGATCTCTCGCCCTGCTGGCGATGCTGAGCAAGGAGGGAGGATTCCTCCTGCCGCTGGTCGCGCTGGCGGCGATCCTGAGCCGGCCGCTGGATCTGCGGAGAAGGGCGTGGCACTATGCGCCGATCGCGGGCGCGACTCTCGTGGCGCTTCTCTGGAGGATCGCTGCGACGATGGCCACCCCGGAGGTGATGCGCCGGGTCCCCGCCGTCGATCCGACATCCGCGCTTCCCTTCCTTCCGCTTCTGGCGCGCGCCCTTGCCGGGGTCGCAGTGGAGATCGCCCGCATCTTCCTGCCGCTGAAGTTGAGCCATGAGTACTCGTGGCTCTTTGCGATCGGGACAGGCGAGGTCCTCGCGCTCGCGGCCGTGGCGCTGCCGCTCCTCGCGGTCGGGGCGTGGCTCGTTCTGCAGCGGAGATGGGGCCGGATGCCCCTCGTGCCGCTTCTCCTTGTCGCGGCGCTTCCGCTACTCGCTCCGGCGCTGCTGGCGGAGATCTCCGGAAGCGTCGCCAGCGAGCGCAATCTGTATCTCGCTCTTCCTGGGTGGGTCGGGCTCGGGCTCCTTGCGACGCGGGGCGCCCTCGCGCACCGCCGCGAGAGCGGCCCCATCCTGGCCGGGATCGCCGTGGGGGTCATCGTCCTTCTCGGTCTACGCACGGTCCAGAGAGTTCCCGATTGGGAAACGGACGGGAGGCTCCTGGAGAAGGGGCTCGCCGACAATCCGGCGAACCCTCAGCTCATCTTCGAGGAGGGGAATCGGCGCCTGTCGAGGAGAGACTACTCAGGGGCCAACGAGCGCTACGAGGAAGCGCTTCGTCTGAGGCGCGACTTCCCGGCGGCATCCCTGAATCTCGGGGCCGCCTATGTGGGGATGAAAGAGTACGGACTTGCGCTGCGCGCGCTCGATCCGGTCGCGGTGCGCGCGCGCCACGTTCGCGCTCTCCGCATGATCGATGCCAGGGCCAACTACCACGCAGGCCTTGTCCTGATGCAGCAGGGTCGCCATCGAGAGGCGGCCGAGGCCCTGGAGCGGACCTTGCTCTTCTATCCCGAGCACATCGGGGCGCGCGGAAACCTCGGGCTAATGTACGTCGGGGCGGTCAACTACGTCGACAGGGGGATCGAGCACCTCGTCTGGGCGATCGCGCGAGAGAAGGATCCTTCCTTCCGCAACGCCCTGCAGAAGAGCCTCAACGCGGCGAGGGCGCGGCTCGATGAGTACATCGAGCTGCGGGGCGGTCTGCCCGCGGACCTCGACCCTCCCGAGAGGGGGGCCATCGGCCAGCCGTGGAAGGTCGTCGCGGAGGAGGGGATGTAGGAGGCGGACGGTCGCTTCCGACAACCTAGGGGTCCTAGTCCCCGAACTCGAGCGAGACGCCTCCGAAGGCCGCCCAGTCCTCCTTGTAGGGTCCCGCGGGAGCGTAGCCCGCTCCGATCGACGGCGTGAGCGCGAGGCTCCCATATCCGAGAGTCAGAGAGCATCTCGCCTCCAGAGCCCGGAGACCGAACGGCTCTCCAAAGCTCCCTGCCCCCAGCAGGATCTCGAGGAGTACAGAGGCCGCGCCTTCGCCGTCGAGAAGGATCTCGGGCGAAGCGCCCGCTTCCAGGTAGCCCTCATCATATAGGCCGATGTCGTAGTAACCGGTGAGCGAAGGAGCGAAGAAGCCACCCAGGGCCAGGCCCAGCGCGATCTCCTCGGTGTGCGAGCCGGATTCCTCGGCGCCCGTGAACATGTATTCGGTGCATCCGATGGAGATCTCGGCCGTCCGGCCGCGCCACTCATATGACCGCGTGTGGGTCAAGGAGATGTCAGTCTCGTCGCAGCAAGCAAGCCTGTTGCGATCCCGAACCGCGAAGGAGTTCCAGAGCTCGATCTCGATCCCCGCCGGCGCCCACCCCATCGCGATCCTGGGCTGGAGCGTGAGGCGATCGGTCACCGTGGCGCCCCTGAACCAGTAGGAGGACCAGGAGTCGATTCCGGCGCAGAAGGAGAGCGGTGCAGCA
The DNA window shown above is from Candidatus Eisenbacteria bacterium and carries:
- a CDS encoding cation transporter, producing the protein MHHADHAPIGRLRWVLFLTVGFLLVEVMGGVLSNSLALLSDAGHMLSDVSALTLALVAAVQMRRPPDVKRSFGYKRLEVIAALGNAMLLCGVAVIVGIRAHGRLQNPPEIRSGLMLAVAAAGLAINIVGLLLLHGPSRHNMGVRGAFLHIVGDTLGSLGAIAAGLVIQTTGWTQADAIASFLIAVLILASGAHLARESLHILIEGVPRHIDLPEVERSLRCVAGVAGLHDLHVWRIASGFDTLTVHIVLGRAEGWRELKEEIRAMLRDRFGIEHCTIEMEGIDHERGRECAGPVCEREER
- the corA gene encoding magnesium/cobalt transporter CorA codes for the protein MKTRASRHVALVDKGPTVPAVQVEGFDEIQREISAGHPLWLDIQDATPEETERIQKLFSFHPLAIEDVHHAIQRPKIEEYDDQIFLVAFGVRIDEGTRFTPLEVDIFLGARYLVSFHEEPVAALDLVAERCMRGRVPLEKGADRLLRELLDGLVDSYSPLLEAFDDEMEKIEQRLPGVPGERLLREIFATRRRLLDLRRLLIPQRDLLGHLVVREYRWISTEERTYFRDIYDHLVRFTEAVDRIHELLDTAVEIYLGQAAYGTNRVMKILAVIATMGLPLTVTTGFFGMNFRHLPGLGRPEAIGLLIGALVVIEVALVVVFRRKGWL